One Aliiroseovarius sediminilitoris DNA window includes the following coding sequences:
- a CDS encoding HlyD family type I secretion periplasmic adaptor subunit, with protein MPTPDLSVRGITLFGFLTLAVLLVGFGAWSVTAQIASAVVADGIVRPDRANHTVRHPEGGVVTSVKVIDGDMVSAGDILLTLDDTRQQSRRAVLENQLVDTLARIARLKAERDDAPSVTYPSTLQQIALDRPSLTEIMQGQTRLFLSRRELTQTRSAQLDQRASQIDQQKSGLDAQTVALTRQIALLREDLQRQRDLLDQGLTQYPRIAALEREEAVLTGRLAEIAATRAEAELRLTETRLQKLSFDAEHREQVIAELRDLQSKAAELSEKLRSIKFEEERLTVRAPVSGLVHQLVIQTPQSVIQPGQPILTLIPQDDALRVAARISPQDIDQLFIGQAVTLTFPAIEARNGSDVTARVKKISADAVTNEQTGQGYFEVEIGIDRTQRARLPTDTILLPGMPVKVFIKIADRSPISYLLQPFTAFFRTALREK; from the coding sequence ATGCCAACGCCTGATCTGTCAGTTCGCGGTATCACGTTGTTCGGATTCCTTACGTTGGCGGTCCTTCTCGTTGGCTTTGGCGCATGGTCTGTCACTGCGCAGATCGCGAGTGCCGTGGTCGCCGATGGCATCGTTCGCCCGGATCGCGCGAACCATACGGTCCGACACCCCGAAGGCGGCGTCGTTACCTCGGTCAAGGTAATCGATGGCGATATGGTCAGCGCGGGCGACATCCTTCTAACGCTTGACGATACGCGCCAACAGTCGCGACGCGCCGTGCTGGAAAACCAACTGGTCGACACCTTGGCACGGATCGCTCGTCTGAAGGCGGAACGGGACGACGCGCCGTCTGTCACCTATCCATCCACGCTGCAACAGATCGCACTGGATCGTCCAAGTCTGACCGAGATAATGCAAGGGCAGACCCGACTGTTTCTGTCGCGCCGCGAACTGACCCAAACCCGATCTGCTCAACTGGACCAGCGTGCATCACAAATCGACCAGCAGAAAAGCGGGTTGGATGCACAAACAGTTGCGTTGACGCGACAGATCGCCCTTCTTCGAGAAGATTTGCAGCGGCAACGTGATCTGCTGGATCAGGGATTGACGCAGTATCCCCGAATCGCGGCCCTTGAACGGGAAGAGGCTGTTCTGACCGGCCGATTGGCCGAAATCGCTGCAACCAGAGCCGAGGCGGAATTGCGGCTGACTGAAACCCGATTGCAAAAACTGTCTTTTGACGCGGAGCATCGTGAGCAGGTGATTGCGGAGTTGCGGGATTTACAGTCCAAAGCTGCCGAACTGTCCGAAAAACTTCGTAGCATCAAATTTGAGGAGGAGCGGTTGACCGTTCGCGCCCCGGTCTCCGGTCTCGTTCATCAACTGGTGATCCAGACACCACAATCCGTGATCCAGCCCGGTCAGCCCATTCTGACCCTCATCCCCCAGGACGACGCATTGCGGGTCGCAGCGCGGATCAGCCCACAAGATATTGACCAGCTTTTTATCGGCCAAGCGGTAACGCTGACCTTCCCGGCCATTGAGGCCCGAAATGGTTCGGATGTGACAGCAAGGGTCAAAAAGATATCGGCTGATGCGGTCACGAACGAACAAACCGGGCAAGGCTATTTCGAGGTTGAGATCGGCATTGACCGGACTCAGCGTGCCCGTTTGCCCACCGATACCATTCTACTTCCTGGAATGCCGGTCAAAGTATTCATCAAGATCGCAGATCGCAGCCCGATATCTTACCTGTTGCAGCCTTTCACAGCGTTTTTCCGCACCGCTCTGCGCGAAAAATAA
- a CDS encoding GNAT family N-acetyltransferase gives MTDTQIEIRTHQSLASIASKDWDACACPETADGGRPVDPFTTHRFLTALEASRSVGEGTGWQPHFLSVHAEAQIIAVAPVYAKAHSQGEYVFDYSWADAYERAGGRYYPKLQVAVPFTPVSGRRFLTRPGYETVGQAGLVQGIVKIATENGLSSAHVTFCTSEEAKAGEQMGLLHRIGQQFHWENHGYQTFDAFLDSLSSRKRKQIRKERRQAQDFGGRIVALTGDAIKSHHWDTFWRFYQDTGARKWGRPYLTRAFFDEMHQTMRDDVLLVLAVEGDRAVAGALNVIGRETLFGRYWGALEHFPCLHFELCYYQAIDFAISHGMRRVEAGAQGEHKLARGYLPVATHSLHWIAEPGFRDAVEQFVTAEKEAVEGDIDILTSYGPFRKTGMHERD, from the coding sequence GTGACAGATACTCAGATCGAAATCCGCACCCATCAAAGCCTTGCCAGTATTGCATCCAAGGACTGGGATGCCTGCGCCTGTCCTGAAACGGCGGACGGCGGACGCCCTGTCGATCCGTTCACGACGCATCGCTTCCTGACCGCGTTGGAAGCATCACGCAGCGTCGGCGAGGGCACCGGCTGGCAGCCACATTTCCTGAGTGTCCATGCAGAAGCGCAGATCATCGCCGTCGCGCCGGTCTATGCAAAGGCCCACAGTCAGGGTGAGTATGTGTTCGATTACAGTTGGGCAGATGCCTATGAACGGGCGGGCGGGCGATACTATCCGAAACTGCAAGTTGCGGTTCCTTTTACCCCCGTCAGCGGCCGCCGCTTTCTGACCCGACCCGGTTACGAAACCGTTGGACAGGCCGGATTGGTGCAGGGCATTGTCAAGATCGCCACAGAGAACGGCCTGAGTTCTGCACACGTCACCTTCTGCACAAGCGAAGAGGCGAAAGCGGGCGAACAAATGGGACTTCTTCATCGGATCGGGCAACAGTTTCATTGGGAAAACCATGGATATCAGACGTTCGATGCGTTTCTGGACAGCCTGAGTTCGCGAAAGCGCAAACAGATCAGGAAAGAGAGACGGCAGGCGCAGGACTTTGGTGGCAGGATCGTCGCTCTGACCGGCGACGCCATAAAATCCCACCATTGGGACACGTTCTGGCGGTTTTATCAGGATACTGGTGCGCGCAAATGGGGTCGCCCTTACCTGACGCGTGCCTTCTTTGACGAGATGCATCAAACAATGCGCGATGATGTGCTGCTGGTCTTGGCGGTGGAGGGCGACCGCGCTGTTGCCGGTGCGCTGAACGTGATCGGGCGCGAAACGCTGTTCGGGCGCTATTGGGGCGCGTTGGAACATTTCCCCTGTCTGCATTTCGAGCTTTGCTATTATCAAGCGATCGACTTCGCAATCTCGCACGGGATGCGCAGGGTCGAGGCCGGTGCGCAAGGCGAACACAAACTGGCGCGCGGGTATCTGCCCGTGGCGACTCATTCATTGCACTGGATCGCTGAACCCGGATTTCGCGATGCGGTCGAACAAT
- a CDS encoding glycerophosphodiester phosphodiesterase family protein, with protein sequence MTRSPVPLPASFLARPIAHRALHDVTAGRPENSRAAIHAAIAAGYGIEVDLQLSKDAQAMVFHDYDLRRLTGQSGPIQQRTSDELGGITLSHGDEGIPTFEEVLRIVSGRVPLLVEMKDQDGAMGPRTGQLEYAVASALAGYAGDVAVMSFNPHSVAALGALDPTCALGLTTEAFLEKDNPLLPAATRRYLRDIPDFDRVKASFISHDIQDLRSPAVARLKAKGVPVLCWTVKSKAAEIEARKIADNITFEGYAA encoded by the coding sequence ATGACCCGTTCACCAGTTCCCCTGCCTGCCAGCTTTCTGGCACGCCCGATTGCCCACCGCGCACTGCACGATGTGACAGCGGGTCGTCCCGAAAACTCACGCGCAGCGATCCATGCGGCCATTGCGGCGGGCTATGGGATCGAGGTTGATCTGCAACTGTCAAAAGACGCGCAGGCCATGGTTTTTCATGACTATGACCTGCGGCGTTTGACCGGTCAGTCGGGGCCAATCCAGCAACGTACATCTGATGAACTGGGCGGTATTACATTGTCTCATGGCGACGAAGGCATTCCAACTTTTGAAGAGGTGCTTCGGATCGTGTCCGGTCGCGTGCCCTTGCTGGTGGAAATGAAGGATCAGGATGGGGCAATGGGGCCACGAACCGGACAGCTTGAATACGCCGTGGCCAGTGCTCTTGCCGGCTATGCGGGCGACGTGGCTGTCATGTCGTTCAACCCGCATTCGGTCGCTGCGCTCGGCGCACTTGATCCGACCTGTGCCCTGGGCCTGACCACCGAGGCTTTTCTTGAAAAAGACAACCCGCTTCTGCCAGCCGCCACACGCCGCTACCTTCGCGATATCCCTGATTTTGATCGGGTGAAGGCAAGTTTCATCAGCCATGACATTCAGGACCTTCGCAGCCCTGCTGTCGCAAGGTTGAAGGCAAAAGGCGTGCCCGTTCTGTGCTGGACGGTCAAATCAAAAGCCGCCGAGATCGAAGCGCGCAAGATTGCCGACAACATCACCTTTGAAGGCTATGCGGCTTGA
- a CDS encoding RidA family protein, whose product MSKFETRLADLGVTLPDAPAPAANYVPYVKIGDLVHVSGQISMKDGAFLTGKLGKTMTAEEGAQAARSCAISLLAQVKAACDGDLDRLQQVVKLVGFVNSTDEFGDQPKVINGASDFMVEALGDVGRHARSAVSAASLPFGVAVEIEGIFQIK is encoded by the coding sequence ATGAGCAAATTTGAAACCCGACTTGCAGACCTGGGTGTCACCCTTCCCGATGCACCAGCACCGGCTGCAAACTATGTGCCTTATGTTAAAATCGGCGATCTGGTGCATGTATCGGGGCAGATCTCGATGAAAGACGGCGCGTTCCTGACAGGAAAACTGGGTAAGACCATGACCGCCGAAGAAGGCGCCCAAGCCGCCCGCAGCTGCGCGATCAGTCTGCTGGCACAGGTGAAAGCGGCCTGTGATGGCGATCTGGACCGCCTTCAACAAGTTGTCAAACTGGTCGGCTTCGTCAACTCAACGGACGAGTTTGGCGACCAGCCTAAGGTGATAAACGGGGCGTCGGACTTCATGGTCGAAGCGCTTGGGGATGTTGGGCGACACGCGCGTTCAGCCGTTTCGGCCGCCAGCCTGCCATTTGGAGTCGCGGTCGAGATCGAGGGCATTTTCCAGATCAAATGA